A single Rickettsiales bacterium DNA region contains:
- a CDS encoding sulfite exporter TauE/SafE family protein, producing MHNHSLNLFCLPSYSLEGGILFAMFIAGLIGGFSHCSMMCSPFTFALSVKKLSFDKSSKEFSEIKRFYNSLLLSYHFGRILTYSLIGGIVGWVSVSVISEQYFEIARVIILSLAIIIMIISAFNIFSIQRLFSFNKFTNFIDKISSKILSKETHNNSFIFGVLMGFLPCAFLYAAFIASASSGDFITGALSLFAFGVGTFIPLTLSNYGIGFFVKKFRTDIKKYSPYLMFVNCVFLIFIIMNHFEK from the coding sequence ATGCATAACCATTCATTAAATCTATTTTGTTTGCCTTCATACAGCCTTGAAGGTGGGATTTTATTTGCAATGTTTATTGCTGGTTTGATTGGAGGTTTCAGCCATTGCTCAATGATGTGTAGCCCTTTTACTTTTGCGTTATCGGTTAAAAAACTTTCCTTCGATAAATCATCAAAAGAATTTTCTGAAATAAAAAGATTTTATAACAGCTTACTACTCTCATACCATTTCGGCAGAATCTTAACTTACTCGCTTATCGGAGGAATTGTTGGCTGGGTTTCAGTTTCAGTAATATCTGAACAATATTTTGAAATCGCTAGAGTTATAATATTATCGCTCGCAATTATAATTATGATAATTTCAGCCTTTAATATATTTTCTATTCAAAGATTATTTTCATTTAATAAATTCACAAATTTCATAGATAAAATCTCTAGTAAAATTTTATCTAAGGAAACTCACAATAACTCCTTCATTTTTGGGGTTTTGATGGGTTTTCTGCCTTGTGCTTTTTTATATGCAGCTTTTATAGCTTCAGCTTCAAGTGGTGATTTTATCACAGGTGCACTCTCTCTATTTGCTTTTGGGGTGGGAACTTTCATTCCCTTGACTTTAAGCAATTACGGAATCGGCTTTTTTGTTAAAAAATTTAGAACAGATATAAAAAAATATTCACCATATTTGATGTTTGTCAATTGCGTGTTTTTGATTTTTATTATTATGAACCATTTTGAAAAATAG
- a CDS encoding OmpW family outer membrane protein, with protein sequence MKKLLSTLLISSSLISASAFAGEKTSNDYSNPWQVRLRTIQVNAGDADSTLSIGGAANAEPDTVPELDITYFVNRNFAFELILATTEHEMSAKGSSLGSYVDLGKVNVLPPTLTAQYHLDICETIKPYVGAGVNYTFFYDVEKGAGLDRVEYEDGFGYALQMGSDFMYDEHWGLNLDVKKIYLNTDVSINNGAIRGDVDLDPWVFGVGVTYKF encoded by the coding sequence ATGAAAAAACTTTTATCTACTCTGCTAATTTCCTCCTCTTTAATTTCCGCTTCGGCTTTTGCTGGTGAAAAAACTAGCAATGATTATTCCAACCCTTGGCAAGTTAGGTTGAGAACAATTCAAGTTAATGCTGGCGATGCTGATTCAACACTTTCTATTGGCGGTGCTGCTAATGCTGAACCAGATACAGTTCCAGAGTTAGATATAACTTATTTCGTAAATAGAAATTTTGCATTTGAATTAATCCTTGCAACTACTGAACACGAAATGTCTGCAAAAGGTTCTTCGCTTGGTTCTTATGTTGATTTAGGAAAAGTTAATGTTTTGCCTCCTACTTTAACAGCACAATATCACCTTGATATCTGCGAAACAATTAAACCATATGTTGGTGCAGGTGTTAATTATACCTTCTTCTATGATGTTGAGAAAGGTGCTGGCCTTGATAGAGTTGAATATGAAGATGGCTTTGGATATGCCCTACAAATGGGTTCAGATTTTATGTATGATGAGCATTGGGGCTTAAACCTTGATGTTAAGAAAATTTATCTCAACACTGATGTATCAATCAATAATGGTGCTATTAGAGGTGATGTTGACCTTGACCCATGGGTATTCGGCGTTGGTGTAACTTATAAATTTTAG
- a CDS encoding pyruvate dehydrogenase complex E1 component subunit beta, which yields MPKQTVRVALRDAMAEEMRRDKDVYVMGEEVAEYQGAYKVTEGLLQEFGEKRVIDTPITEHGFAGIAVGSAMAGLKPVVEFMTWNFGMQAIDQIINSAAKTNYMSGGQVRCPIVFRGPNGAAARVGAQHSQCYASWYAHCPGLIVLAPWDSASAKGLLKAAIRNPNPVIFLENEISYGKSYDIPEEEIFNSGDFVVEIGKAAIVRKGSDVTITAFSLQVDNALLAAEELAKDGISAEVIDLRTIRPLDKETIINSVKKTSRLVSVEEGWPFAGVASEISSTIMEEAFDYLDAPVERVCGVDVPLPYAANLEKLALPQVADIIKAAKKTCFRGK from the coding sequence ATGCCAAAACAAACCGTTAGAGTAGCTTTAAGAGATGCAATGGCTGAAGAAATGCGTCGCGATAAAGATGTTTATGTTATGGGTGAGGAAGTTGCCGAATATCAAGGCGCTTACAAGGTTACAGAAGGTTTACTTCAAGAATTTGGTGAAAAAAGAGTTATTGATACCCCAATTACTGAACACGGCTTTGCAGGTATAGCAGTTGGCTCTGCAATGGCAGGCTTAAAGCCAGTTGTGGAGTTTATGACTTGGAATTTTGGAATGCAAGCGATTGATCAAATTATCAATTCAGCAGCAAAAACAAATTATATGAGTGGCGGTCAAGTTCGTTGCCCGATTGTATTTAGAGGGCCTAATGGCGCAGCCGCTCGTGTGGGTGCGCAACACAGTCAGTGTTATGCCTCTTGGTATGCCCACTGCCCTGGGCTTATTGTGCTTGCCCCTTGGGATTCGGCTTCTGCAAAGGGTTTGCTCAAAGCAGCAATTAGAAACCCTAACCCTGTAATTTTCTTGGAAAATGAAATTTCCTATGGAAAATCTTATGACATTCCAGAGGAAGAAATATTCAACTCAGGCGATTTTGTTGTTGAAATTGGCAAGGCAGCTATTGTTAGAAAAGGCTCAGATGTTACAATCACAGCGTTTTCTCTGCAAGTTGATAATGCACTTCTAGCTGCTGAAGAACTTGCAAAAGATGGTATTTCTGCGGAAGTTATAGATTTAAGAACAATCCGCCCACTAGATAAAGAAACTATTATAAACTCAGTTAAGAAAACCTCTCGCCTTGTTTCCGTTGAGGAAGGCTGGCCTTTTGCAGGCGTTGCGAGTGAAATTTCTTCAACCATTATGGAAGAAGCATTTGACTATCTAGACGCACCAGTTGAAAGAGTATGCGGGGTTGATGTTCCCCTACCCTACGCTGCCAACCTTGAAAAACTCGCCCTACCGCAAGTAGCAGACATAATAAAAGCGGCTAAAAAAACTTGCTTTAGGGGTAAATAA
- a CDS encoding PAS domain-containing protein, protein MNNLEAPFSFDELFFSRTDERGIILSGNDVFQRISQYSWAELIKKPHNIIRHQDMPKAVFWLLWKTIKSGKPIGAYVKNKAKDGKFYWVFAIVTPVDGGFLSVRLKPSSAIFDIIKTEYKNLLEIEFSEKLSPEKSANILLVKLKEFGFSCYEDFMAIALAAETKSRNTNLNIPNDDAIIRFEEVIKSANSLLSNSKNVFTMYQRGAYIPLNLQVKSAQLGDEGKTIAVIANNYNSITNEIKKGIISFLDSAQEVFNSINNALFLVSTTLVQKEILQVFRTETEKDNSKIIEVELLEKIEKSYFEQAIASLSQVSRLLKKFQSDYSNIKMLSSGLQVTKVMGKVESSRVVGEKIGLLELMSDLDNLQKEISSNLKIIETLNKSVDYDINILVNQVSKKQAFS, encoded by the coding sequence ATGAATAATCTTGAAGCTCCATTTTCTTTTGACGAATTATTTTTTTCAAGAACTGATGAACGAGGGATTATCCTCTCAGGAAATGATGTTTTTCAGCGTATTAGCCAATATTCATGGGCAGAATTAATTAAAAAACCTCACAATATTATTCGCCACCAAGATATGCCAAAAGCGGTTTTTTGGTTACTTTGGAAAACCATAAAATCTGGTAAGCCCATTGGTGCTTATGTAAAAAACAAAGCAAAAGATGGCAAATTTTACTGGGTTTTTGCAATTGTAACACCAGTTGATGGTGGTTTCCTCTCTGTTAGGCTAAAGCCAAGCAGTGCGATTTTTGATATTATAAAAACTGAATATAAAAATTTACTTGAGATTGAATTTTCAGAAAAATTATCACCTGAAAAATCTGCTAATATTTTATTAGTCAAACTTAAAGAGTTTGGTTTTTCTTGCTATGAAGATTTTATGGCTATAGCACTTGCGGCTGAAACTAAATCTCGCAATACAAACTTAAACATTCCAAATGATGATGCAATTATTAGGTTTGAAGAAGTTATAAAATCTGCAAACTCTTTACTTTCAAATTCAAAAAATGTTTTTACGATGTATCAAAGAGGGGCTTATATTCCGCTCAACCTTCAAGTAAAATCAGCACAATTAGGTGATGAAGGTAAGACCATTGCAGTAATTGCGAATAATTATAACTCAATTACAAATGAAATTAAAAAGGGCATAATTTCATTTCTTGATTCCGCACAAGAGGTCTTTAACTCAATAAATAACGCGTTATTCTTAGTTTCTACAACTTTAGTGCAGAAAGAAATTTTACAAGTTTTTAGAACAGAAACTGAAAAAGATAATTCAAAAATTATAGAAGTTGAGCTACTTGAAAAAATTGAAAAATCTTACTTTGAACAAGCAATTGCAAGCCTTTCCCAAGTTTCAAGATTACTAAAAAAATTTCAATCTGATTATTCTAATATAAAAATGTTATCTTCTGGCTTGCAGGTTACTAAAGTTATGGGGAAGGTTGAAAGCTCCAGAGTTGTTGGAGAAAAAATAGGTTTATTAGAATTAATGTCTGATTTAGATAATCTTCAAAAAGAAATCTCCTCTAATCTAAAAATTATAGAAACACTTAATAAATCTGTTGATTACGATATTAATATTCTTGTAAATCAAGTTTCAAAAAAACAAGCATTCTCTTGA
- a CDS encoding universal stress protein, producing the protein MPNPKNLSVLYAGEKQELDSLFFADSLAEEFSLNAKCLTLCPEADVPSISNYLGEGTMGLYAKYLESVQRDIKLAQNKIKESFDKHNFSKLKFSSEIGNPKEIVAYWGKFTDIIMCYKDIDRFSIDFENVVATALFETSRPVILMPENQVYSGMERIIIAWDGSFRASGAVKTAIPFLEKAKEIVILTIDESQKDMSSVKDLLDYLATYNITAIHKNIAKVHRCVGDEILSEAEKRNANLIVMGAYTHSKMRQIVLGGATKFILANANIPVMLKH; encoded by the coding sequence ATGCCTAATCCAAAAAATCTTTCAGTTTTATATGCTGGCGAGAAGCAGGAATTAGATAGTTTATTTTTTGCTGATTCTTTAGCTGAGGAATTTTCCCTTAACGCAAAATGCTTAACGCTCTGCCCTGAGGCTGATGTTCCCTCCATCTCAAATTACTTAGGCGAAGGCACTATGGGGCTTTATGCTAAATATTTAGAGAGCGTTCAAAGAGATATAAAACTTGCACAAAATAAAATAAAAGAAAGTTTTGATAAGCATAATTTTAGTAAATTAAAATTTAGCTCAGAGATTGGCAATCCTAAAGAAATAGTAGCTTATTGGGGCAAATTTACTGATATTATTATGTGCTATAAAGATATAGATAGATTCAGCATTGATTTTGAAAATGTAGTTGCAACTGCCCTTTTTGAAACTAGTAGACCTGTTATTTTAATGCCCGAAAACCAAGTTTATTCTGGAATGGAAAGAATTATTATAGCTTGGGATGGAAGCTTTAGAGCTTCAGGGGCTGTAAAAACTGCAATTCCATTTTTAGAGAAAGCAAAAGAGATCGTAATTTTAACCATTGATGAATCACAAAAAGATATGTCATCAGTTAAAGATTTGCTTGATTATTTAGCAACCTATAACATAACTGCAATTCATAAAAATATTGCAAAAGTTCATCGTTGCGTTGGTGATGAAATTCTTAGCGAAGCTGAAAAAAGAAATGCAAATCTTATCGTTATGGGGGCTTATACTCACAGCAAAATGAGGCAAATTGTTTTAGGCGGTGCAACAAAATTTATCCTAGCAAATGCTAATATTCCAGTAATGCTTAAGCATTAG
- a CDS encoding Crp/Fnr family transcriptional regulator: MNLFDNDLFSEISSDTKLKFEKAAITKACKKGEIIFLQEEDAKYFYIVKSGWIKLFRETIDGEEAIVDVVTEGHIFGNHSAFDELKYSYSAEAVENAILYQIPISLIIDNVSLDQKFALNFIKLISTKQKKNRREIEHLTVQTAPQRIGCFLLRLCNKKDNKNVKLFLPYDKSLIASRLGMKAETFSRALTKLKEETGIIINGPSVIIPDVSRLSTYTCNACSDIYPCEDVKV, translated from the coding sequence ATGAACTTATTTGATAATGATTTATTTTCTGAAATTTCTTCCGATACAAAATTAAAATTTGAAAAGGCGGCAATTACGAAAGCTTGTAAAAAGGGTGAAATCATTTTTTTGCAAGAAGAAGATGCAAAATATTTTTATATAGTGAAATCTGGTTGGATTAAGCTATTTAGGGAAACTATAGATGGTGAAGAAGCAATTGTTGATGTTGTAACGGAAGGCCATATTTTTGGAAACCACTCTGCGTTTGATGAGCTAAAATATTCTTATAGTGCTGAAGCGGTTGAAAATGCAATTTTATATCAAATTCCAATTAGTTTAATAATTGATAATGTTTCATTGGATCAAAAATTTGCACTGAATTTTATTAAATTAATTTCAACCAAGCAAAAGAAAAATAGAAGGGAGATTGAGCATTTAACGGTGCAAACCGCTCCACAAAGAATAGGTTGTTTTTTGCTAAGGCTTTGTAATAAAAAAGATAATAAAAATGTTAAATTATTCCTGCCTTATGATAAATCTTTAATTGCCTCTAGGCTTGGAATGAAAGCGGAAACTTTCTCAAGGGCATTAACTAAGTTAAAAGAGGAAACTGGTATAATTATCAATGGCCCTTCAGTTATTATCCCCGATGTTTCAAGGCTTTCAACATATACTTGTAATGCTTGCTCTGATATTTACCCTTGCGAAGATGTTAAAGTTTAA